GTCGCCGTCGAAGGCGAGGCCGAGGTCGGCGCCGTGCTCGCGGACGGCGGCCTGCAGGTCGACGAGGTTGGCCGGGTCGAGGGGGTTGGCCTCGTGGTTCGGGAAGGTGCCGTCGAGCTCGAAGTAGAGCGGGACGACCTCGAGCGGCAGGGGCTCGAGCCCGGCGTCGGTGCCGAGCACCGCCGGCACGGTGAAGCCGCCCATGCCGTTGCCGGCGTCGACGACGACCTTGAGCGGGCGGGAGCCGGACACGTCGACGAGCCCGCGCAGGAACCGGGCGTAGTCGGGCAGGACGTCGCGGTCGTGGCGCGAGCCGGGGCCCTCCGCCGGGACGGCGAGACCGGTGCCGCCGTCGAGCAGCCACTGGGCGAGGTCGCGGATCTCGGCGAGGCCGGAGTCCTGGCCGACGGGGCGCGCGGCCGACCGGCACAGCTTGATGCCGTTGTAGCGCGCGGGGTTGTGGCTCGCCGTGAACATCGCGCCGGGCAGGTCGAGCGCCCCGCTCGCGTAGTAGAGGCCGTCGGTCGAGCACAGCCCGATGACGGTGACGTCGATGCCGCGCGACCGGACGCCGTCGGCGAAGGCCTCGGAGAGCTCCGGCGAGCTGGGGCGCATGTCGTAGCCAACGACGATGCCGCTGCTGCCGTCGGGGATGACGACCACCTCGGCGAACGCCGTACCGATGGCGCGTGCCACCTCCGGCGAGAGCTGGTCGGGCACGAGGCCACGCACGTCGTAGGCCTTGATGAAGTCGGCAAGGTTCGGCACGTCAGCACCCTAGCGTCCGGGCGCCGCCCGCCCGGTCAGGTGTCGGTCAGGTGTCGCGCAGGATGCGCAGGTGCCCGCGGCGGCCCGACTCGACGACGCCGGAGTCGGCCTCGGCGGCGGCCTGCCCGCGGGCGGGGGCCTGCTCGCCCGAGGCCACCGCGCGCTGGCCGGGCCGCGGCCGCCCGGCTTCCCGGACGGCATCCGCGAGGGCGAGGAGGTCGTCGGAGGCGAGGGCGGGCTCGGAGTACTCGCCGCCGACGCGTACGACCTCCCAGCCACGGGGGGCGGTGAGGCGCTCGGCGTGCGTGCGGCACAGGTCGTACGTGTGCGGCTCGGCGTAGGTCGCGAGGGGCCCGAGCACGATCGCCCGGTCGGCGTACGCGTAGGTGAGCGTGGCCACCGCCGGCGCGGCGCACCCCGTCTTCGAACATCCGCGTGTCAGGCCCACGGGAGGACCCTACCCGTGCCCTCCGGGCGCCCTCCGGTGCCACGCCGCGGCGCCCCCACCGACCGGCGCGTCGGAGACCTAGAGTGGATGCCGTGAGCACGAGTCCCGGCCCCGGTGCGGGCCCGACGGCCGACCGTCCCGCAAGACGGGCGACGGGCAGGCGTGACCGGCACGGTCGCGGTCACCGGGGGCCGCTGGCGTGGCCGCCCGTGCCGGTGATGACGAGCCGGCGCGACGCCTTCGACGACTACGTCCTCGACGCCGCCGCCCGGCTCGAGGCGACGTGCGGGCGCGCTTTCCCCGCAGTGGAGTTCGCGGTCGAGGACGTACCGCGTGGCCCCGCGCCGTGGGACCACCGCGAGGTGCCGCTCGGTCGCCTCTACCCCGCGACGGGCGGACGCCCGGCCCGCATCGTCGTCTACCGGCGCCCGGTCGAGACGCGGGTGACGGACCCGCGCGACAAGGCCGCCCTCGTGGCCGACGTCGTCACGGAGCAGGTCGCCGGCCTGCTCGGGGTGTCGCCGGAGGAGCTCGACCCCGGCTTCGACCAGTAGGCCGGCGGCACCCCGCTCCGGGTGCCGCGACTGCTCGCCCGCGAGGGCTCGCGTCAGTTGTCGACCTGGCGGACCGGCACGGCGAGCGTCGTCACCGGCGCCGACGAGAGCGCTGCGACCGACAGGTAGGGCACGCCGGCGACGGCTCCACCGACGCTGACCGCGGCCCGCGGCTCGCCGCGCTGCACCGACAGCCAGACCTCGTCGGCCGACGAGACGTCGACGGTGGCCACCGAGTCGACCCCGACCGTCACGGGCAGCGCACGGTCGGTCACCGCCCCCGCCGCCGACCGGCTGCGCAGGTGCACGGTGGCGTCGGCACCCCCGTCGCCCGCCGCGACCACGAGGGTGGCGGTGCCGCCGGGCTGCCGCGCACCGGCGATCTGCACACCGGCCAGCCCGTGGACGGCAGGCGTCGCCGGGGCCCAGGCGAAGTCGCCCATGCGGTCGGCGCCGCTCGCCTGCCGTCGCTCGACCCACGCGGCGGCGACGACGGGCTGGTCGGAGGTCAGGCGCAGCCCGTAGCGCCCCGCACCCAGGGCGAGGGGCACGTCGGCCGTCGACCCGGCCGGCACGCGTACGGCGCGCAGCGCCTCCGGCTGGCTCGGACCGCGGTCGGTCAGCACCCGCACCTGCACGAGCGCCTCACGGGTACCGGGGTTGGCCACGCGCACGAGCGACTCGCCGTCGTCGTCGACACCGGCCACGACGAGGTCGGTCGCGGGGGCCGCAGCGCGGACGGAGTCGTCGATGCCGCGCCCCGTCGCCCCGTCGATCCAGGCGTCGTCGAGCACCGCCGACACCACTCCCCCGGTCGCGACGACGTGGACGGCCGGTCGGGTCTCGCCCAGTGCGAGGGCGTCGAGGGAGACGGCGACGCGCGAGCGCGGCGGCACCGACACGTCCCGCCCGTCGGCCGAGGCCACCGGTCCCTTCGCCCCGAACACCTCGAAGGAGACGCTGACGGCGTTGCCCCCGGGGTTGGCCACGACGACGCGCTCCGAGCGTGAGGGGCCACCCCCACCCCCCACGAGCCAGGCGTCGGAGGCCGGCAGGGTGCACGGCGTCACCGCGAGCCCGCGGTCGTCGTCGCCGGCGCGCCACCACGTCTGCGTCGCGGCGAGCCCGGGGGCGAGGCCGCCGGTGGCGGTCGCGGTGACGAGCGCGGATGCCGTGGGGCGGGCCGTCACGGCACCTGCCTTCGCGGCCGTGGCGGCGTCGGCCGACGCGTCGGGCGCGGTCACGCCCAGCGAGGCGCTCGTGCCGTCGCCGAGCGTGATGCGCCCCGTGGAGCTCGTGGACCCCGTGGTCGAAGCCGTGGACGAGGTGTCGGCGGCGAGCCCCGCCTCGGCGAGCGCGGCGGCGGGAGGGGCAGACGCGGTGACGGTGACGGTGCCCGCCACGTCGCGCAGACCGGTGAGGCCGACGCGCTGCGGGCCGGGGCACAGCACCTCGGACTCGCGCACGAGGACGTCGGTGGACTCGGGCAGCCCGGCCCGGCCCTGCGCCTGCGCGAGCTGCACCGTCGCGTCGGACCCGAGCGCGTCGACGCGTGTCGCACCGACCGCGAGGCCGGCCACGGCGAGGCCGGTCAGGGCGAGGCGCACGACCCCCGAGGTGTTCCTCACGCCTGCCTCCTCGAGCGACGGTTGCCGAAGGGGACGGCCATGAAGACGACGAAACCGAGCAGCACCGCCTGGCCCAGGCGCCACCAGGGGTCGGCCGCAGCGAGGTCGACACGGACGGTGCCGGCGGTGGCGGGCAGGGCGTACGTCGGGGCGTCGCGGCCGGCGACCGGCTGGAGGACCGCGTCGTCGAAGGTGACGACGGCGTGGTGGGCCCAGTCGGAGGGCTCGGCGACGGTGAGGTAGCGCGGGCCGTCGCCGCCCGCCGCGGGCAGCCGCTCGTCGAGGGCGGCGTGCGGTCCATCGGTGGGCACGGCGGCGAGCAGGCGCCCCTGCCCGTCGACGAGACGCGCCCGGGACGGCGCGGTCGCGGGCGGGGCGCCGGGAGCGGCCTCCGTCGGCTGGACCTTCCAGAGGATGCCGTGCTCGCTCGTCCCCAGGCGGCTCAGGCCACCGGAGGCGTCGAGGCGCCGGGAAAGCGGGTCGTCGACCCCGCCACGGACCTGCACGAAGCCGACGCCGAGGGCGGCCAGACGAGAGGCGTCGAGGGAGTCGCCGCCGCGACCGCCGACGATCTCGGCCACGGCGTCGACGAGGGCCGCGTCATCGGCGCCGGCCGGCCGGTCGAGGTCGCGCAGCAGGTCGCCGGGCTCCTGCCCGACGAGCACGAAGTCGGTGACGTCGTCGGAGGGACGGAGCAGCAGCAGCCGGTTGCCGAGCGGACCGCTGCCCTGCTCGACCGCGACCGCCGGGAGGGTGGCCTGCCCGACGGTCAGGCGGTCGCCCAACCCCACGGCGCCCCACCGGACGAGCAGGCCGGCCGTCGGCAGCACCGCCAGCGCCACCGCGAGGGAGGCGACCGTGACCGCCCCGACCCGTCGGGCCCGCGCCCCCCGGGTACGGGCGGGCGGCGGCTCGGCGCCGTGCCCGGACGCAAAGACCGACCGACGGGTCAGCGTGCGCAGGGGCACACGGCTGCCGGCCAGCAGACCGACGACCAGGGCGGCGACCCACAGCTGCAGACCGAGGCCCGGCCAGAGGTGGGCGGGTCGGGAGGTGCCGACGCCGGTCTGCGCGGTGCCGAGCACGACGTGGGCCGAGGCCAGCGCGACGGCGAGGCCGAGCAACCCGAGCAGCGACGCGACGCCGAGGGCGATGCGCTCGGCGCGACCGGCGCCGCGCACTGCGAGGCCGAGCAGGCCGAGCACGACGACGGGCGCGAGCAGCCAGCTCGTGAGACCGAGGTCGGCGTCGGGCTGCCCGAGCAGCGCGGTCAGCCAGGTGGGGCCGGGGCCGGTCGAGACGAGCCCTGGGCCCGAGAGCAGCAGACGCGGGTCGTCGACGAACCGCGCCGCCCACGGGCCGAGCAGGGCGCCGGGGACGACCAGCAGCACGAGTGCGCGCCACCTCCGGGCGCCCGGCCCGACGAGGAGCAGCACGAGGGCGGCGACCACCGACAGCGCGAGCAGGGACGGGGCGAAGGCACCGAGCACCGCGGTCGCGAGCGCGGTCGCGAAGGCACCCGTGAAGGTGCCGTCACGGCGCGCGGCGAGCACGAAACCGGCGAGCACGAAGGGCAGCAGCACGTGGGCGGCCGCGGCCGACAGGCGGCCGGCGGTCGTCGCCTGCGGCAGCACCGCCACGCCGGCCCAGACGAGGGCACCGAGGGCGCGGGCGAGCCGGGACGGGGTGACGACCCGGCCCGCGAGGTAGGCCGACCAGGCCGCAAGGGCCGGGGCGAGGAAGAGCAGCCAGGCGATGGTCAGGCCGGCGCTCGAGCGGCTCTCGGCGACTCCCGGCACCCGCTCGGCGAGCCAGGTCAGGCCGGAGAGGACGGCGAGGTGCGGGCCCGACTCGAGCCCGGTGCCGAGCCCGGCGCCGTGCCACGCGTCGCGGAAGGCGTGCCACAGGCCGTCGGCGCCGGTCGTGACGGGCCGCAGCTGGCCGCCCGCGAGGCCCGTGTGAGTCGGCGACAGCGCGCCGGCCCGGATCGGGTCGCGCCAGGCCGCCACGGTGGCGACGAGCACGGCGAGGACGGCGAGGAACCCGGGGTGGGTGAGCACCCGCCGGGGCAGGGATGCCGGCAGCGTCGTCAGCGACGCCACGTCGTCGTCGACGGGGCCGGGTTCAGCCGTCGTCACGACCTCGCGCCGGGGCCGGGTGCGCTCCGGGGTCACGGCGTCCTGGATGTGGTCGACGGTCGTGCGCATCGCCGCACCGGGGGTGACGAAGAGGGTGGCGAGGTCGTCGCGCCGCAGGCGCTTGGTGCGCCGACCGCGCCACCGGGCCGACAGGACGGCGCCCGGTCGCATCAGGGCGGCGAGGTCGGTCAGCTCGCGCCAGGCTCTGCGCGGTCGCTTGGCGACGAGCAGCACGACCGCCGAGACGACCGCCGAGCACGCGATCCACACGGCGAGCAGGGGCATGGCCAGGGGCGAGCAGCGCGCGAGCGCCACCTGCCGGGCGGCGCGGCGCGCCCCCCGGTCGGCCTCGCGGGTCGCCCGCGCGGCGGTGGGGTCGGGCGGGTCGGAGGTGAGGCCCGAGGCGTCGCGCACCACGGCCGACGGGACGACGACGACGCGGTGGTCGGCGAGCTGCGCCCGCCAGCCGAGGTCGAGGGCGGCGCCGTGCTCGACGAAGCTCGGGTCGAAGCCGCCGAGCAGCTCGTGCACGTCGCGGCGCAGCAGCATCCCGGCCGTGCCGACGGCGAGGACGTCGGAGCGTCCGTCGTACTGGCCCTGGTCGGTCTCGCCGACGGCCGGGGAGGCGATGCGACGCCCGGTGCGTGTGATCTGCAGCCCGAGCTCGACGAGGCGGCGGGGGTCTGCGGCGCTCACCCGCTTCGGGCCGGCCACGCCGACCGACGGCGAGCGCAGCACGGTCTCGTGCAGGCGGGCGAGCGCGTCGGGGTGCGGGAGCGTGTCGTGGTGCAGGACCCACACCCAGCGCCCGGCCCGGTCACCCGCCCCGGAAGCGTCCTCGGGGGTCTCGGCGACGACGGGGAGCGCCGCCACGCCGGCGTCGACGGCGACGGCGAGCGGGGCGCGTCGGGTCAGGCGCAGCACCCGGACGTCGGGCACGACGCGACGCACGGGCTGGTGGGCCTCGGCGATGGCGGCGGAGGTGTCGGTGCTCGCGTCGTCGACGACGACGAGGCGGCGGGGGCGCACGGTCTGGGCGGCGAGGGCGTCGAGGCAGCGCGCCAGCCAGGGCGACCCGTCGCGCACGACGAGGACCACGTCGACGTCGACGGTCCCGCTCGAGGCCGCGGGGCCTGCGGGCACGACAGAGCCCCGCCCACCGGCATCCGGTCGGCGGTGCGGCGTGTCACCGAGGGCGGCCTGCTCGGGCGGGTCCACCGGCGGACCGTCGCGCCTCAGGTCGGCGCCGGTGACCGTCGCGCTCGCGGTCGGCGCGTCATCGGGCACGGTCGCTCCTCCACGCTCCCGCTGAGGCTCCGGACGCCCGGGACTCCCGGGCGTGACGGCGCACGGTCAGACCGCGCGCTTCTTCAGCTTGCGACGCTCGCGCTCGGACAGCCCGCCCCAGATGCCGAAGCGCTCGTCGTGGGCGAGGGCGTACTCGAGGCACTCCGAGCGCACCTCGCACCCGACGCAGACCTTCTTGGCCTCGCGGGTGGAGCCACCCTTCTCGGGGAAGAACGCCTCGGGGTCGGTCTGGGCACAGAGCGAGCGCTCCTGCCACGAGACCTCGACCTCGTCCTCGACCTGTCCCGACATGACCACCAGCTCGTGCATGACCCCTCCTCGACCCTGACCGCCCTGTACGCCCTGAACGCCACCGTGTGTGTGCCAGCACCGTCGTGCCCTGACCCGGGCCAACCGTTCAAAACGGACAGTAGGCCAGGGCTCGGCAGGAACACAACAGTGAAATTACAAGCGTGTCATCCTGTCCACGTCAAGCCCTGCGTGATATTTGCCGCCACCGCCCATCACTGCTACGGAACCGCTACGGACCGCCTCCCCCGGGGCGACCGACGACCGGCGGGGCTGAGAGGATCAGCCCATGCGCATCACCGCCCTCGCGGGCGGGGTGGGCGGTGCCCGCTTCCTGCGCGGGCTGCTGCGCCACCTCGCCGTCAACCCGTCCGCCCTCCCCGACGACGACGGCGAGGCGCAGCTGACGATCATCGGCAACACCGGCGACGACATCACCCTCTTCGGGCTGCGCGTCTGCCCCGACCTCGACACCCTGCTCTACACGCTTGGCGGGGGCATCGACGAGCGGCAGGGCTGGGGTCGCGCCGACGAGACGCACTCGGTCGCGGGCGAGCTCGCGGCCCTCGGAGCGCAGCCGCAGTGGTTCGGTCTCGGCGACAAGGACATCGCCACCCACGTCCACCGCTCACAGCTGCTCGGGCAGGGCGTCCCGCTCAGCGAGGTCGTGGCCCGGCTGGCCGCCCGCTGGGGGCTGCCGGAGCAGGGCGTGACCCTCCTGCCGATGACCGACACCCCGGTCGAGACGCACGTCGTCGTCGACGACGGCGAGGGCGGCGAGCGCGCCATCCACTTCCAGGAGTGGTGGGTGCGCCACCGCGCCGCACTGCCCGCGCGCCGCTTCGTCGTCGCCGGCCTCGACCGCGCGACCCCCGCGCCGGGCGTCCTCGACGCGGTGCGCGGCGCCGACGTCGTGCTGCTGCCCCCGAGCAACCCCGTCGTCTCGATCGGCATCGTCCTCGGTGTGCCCGGCGTGCGTGACGCGCTGCGCGGCACCCGCGCTCCCGTGGTCGGCGTCTCGCCGCTCGTCGGCGGGCGACCGGTCCGCGGTCACGCCGACGAGTGCCTCCGGGCGATCGGCGTCGACTCGACGAGCGAGGCCGTCGCCGGTCTCTACTCCGACTTCCTCGACGGCTGGCTCGTCGACGAGGTCGACCCGATGCGCGACCGCCCCGGGCTGCGCCTCGAGCGCCGGCCCCTGCTCATGAGCTCGGTCGACGCGGCCGCCGACCTCGCGGGCGCCGCCCTCGAGGTCGCGCTCGACCTGCGGCGGCACCGGGCCACCGCGTGAGCGACGCAGGCACACAGGGCACACCACGCACGCCGGACGCCCCGGGCACGGTCACCGTCGTCCCGCTGACCGGCATCCCCGAGGTGACGGAGGGCACCGACCTCGCGGATGCCGTCGACGCGGGCCTGCGCGCCAGCGACGTCACGCTCGTCGACGGTGACGTGCTCGTCGTGTCGAGCAAGGTGGCGAGCAAGTCCCTCGGCCTCGTCGTCGACGACGCCGTCGACAAGGACGCCCTCGTGCTACGCGAGAGCTCGGCCGTCGTCGCCGAGCGGGCCACGGCCGACGGCCGCGTCACGCGCGTCGTACGGGCCACGGCGGGCCCGGTCATGGCGGCCGCCGGCATCGACGGCTCGAACACCGGGGCCCGCGGCGGCTGGCTGCTGCTCCCCCACGACCCGGACGCCGTCTGCGAGCGGCTGCACGCCGAGCTCGTCCGACGGCACGGCGTGCGCCTCGGCGTCGTGCTCAGCGACACCTCCGCCAGGCCGTGGCGCGTGGGCCACTCCGACTTCGCCCTCGGTGCGCACGGGCTGCACGTCGTCGACGACCTGCGCGGCGGCGTCGACGCCGACGGGCGTCCGCTCGCCGTCACCACGCGCGCCGTCGCCGACGAGATCGCCTCGGCCGCCGACCTCGCCAAGGGCAAGGCGAGCGCCGTGCCGGTGGCCGTCGTGCGCGGCCTGGCCACGCTCGTGCTCGAGGACGACGCCACTGGCACCACTGACACCGGCACCGACGCCGCCACCCGGCATCCGCGGGGACGGGACCTCGTGCGCACCGGGCCCTACGACTGGTTCGGCATGGGACGGGCCGAGTCGGTGCGCGCCGCTCTCGGCGTGGCCCCCGGCTCGGCGGCCTCGCTCGAGGTCGGCGTCGCCCCCGCCGAGCCGGGCGACGACGGAGCGCTGTCACGCGCCGTGCGGGTGGCGATGCGGGGCTGCGACGAGGTCACGGCCGACGTCGGGGCCGGCCAGGTGACCCTCGGTGCGCCCTCGCCCTACGAGCTGGGCCGGTTCGTGGCCCGGCTCGAGGTCGCCCTCTGGGGCGAGTGGCTGGAGGGCGAGGTGTCGGCCCCCTCGGCCGACGGCGTGTCGGTAGGGGTCACCCTCAGCCGACGGTGAAGACCACCTTGCCGAAGAGCTCGCCGTCGACCATGCGCGCGAACCCCTCCTGAGCCCGCTCGAGGGGCACCACGCTGTCGACCACCGGCTCGATGCCGCTGCGGTCGACGAAGCGGGCCAGGGCGGCGAGCTCGTCACGCGTGCCCATCGTCGACCCGACGACCCGCAGCTGCTTGAAGAAGATCTTCGTCAGCTCGGCCTTCGCGGGCGCGTCACCCGACGTCGCGCCGGAGATGACGATGGCGCCGCCGGGGTTGAGGGAGTTGACGGAGTGCGACCACGTCGCCGCGCCGACGGTCTCCATCACGGCGGCGACCCGCTCGGGCAGACGCTCGTCGGCGGCGAAAGCCCGCTCGGCGCCGATCTCGACCGCCCGCGCGCCGCGCGCCTCGTCGCGGGAGGTCACCCACATCCGGATGCCGGCCGCCGCGCCGAGCTGCACGAGCGCGGTGGCGACCCCGCCCCCGGCGCCCTGCACGAGCACCGTGTCGCCGGGGCGGACGCCCGCGTTCGTGAAGAGCATGCGGTAGGCGGTCAACCACGCCGTCGAGAGGCAGGCGGCGGTCTCCCACGACAGGCCCGCCGGCTTGGGCACGACGTTGCCCACGGGCACGGCGACCTGCTCGGCCAGCGTCCCGTCGTGCAGCTCGGAGAGCAGGGTCCGGCGCGGGTCGAGGGTCTCGTCGCCGGCCCAGCCGTCCGACGCGATGACGGCGTGGACGATGACCTCCTCGCCGTCGGCGGTGACGCCGGCGCCGTCGCAGCCGAGCACCATGGGCAGGCGGTCGGCGGGCAGCCCGACGCCGCGCAGCGACCAGACGTCGTGGTGGTTGAGGGCGGCGGCTCGCAGGTCGACCACCTGCCAGCCCTCACGGGCGGTGGGGGCGTCCCGCTCCCCCACTCGCAGACCCGACATCGGGTCGCTGGCGGACTGGCTGACGGCCTGGGCGGCGAGCATCCCCCGACCCTAGCCGCCGAGCCGCCGGTAGGGTCTGCGCGTGACCTCAGCACCGCGCCCCGCCGGCTCCCGCGACCCCGGTCCGACGCTCTCACCCGGCCCCGGCGACCGGCCCGCCACCGACGCGTCGACCGACCGTCGCGCACCGCGCGGGGTCGACGCCCAGTCGGTCGCCCTCGTCGCCGTGTTCGCCGCGGTCGTCGTCGCGGCGGCGGTGGTGCCCGGCATCCCGGTCGGTGGTCTCGGCGTGCCGATCACGCTGCAGACGTTCGCCGTCATGCTGTGCGGCCTCGTGCTCGGCCCCTGGCGCGGCGGGTTGGCCGTGCTCGTCTACCTGCTCATCGGCTTCGTCGGCTTCCCGGTCTTCAGCCGCGGCCAGTCGGGGCTGCAGGTGCTCGGCGGCCCGTCGGCGGGCTACCTGCTCGCGTTCGTCGTCGCCGCCGTCGCCGTGGGCCTGCTGGCCCGTCGCATCGTGCGCACCCAGCCCCGCTCGCGCTGGGTGCCGACGCTGTTCGCCGCCGCGATGCTGACCTCGATCGTCGTCGTGCACACCTTCGGGGTGGCCGGGCTCATGGTCAACGGCCGGCTCTCGCTGCCGGCCGCCCTCGCGACCGACGCCGCCTTCTTCCCGGGCGACATCGTCAAGAACCTCGTGGCCGCCATGGCAGCCGGGGCGGTGCACCGCGCCTTCCCCGACGTCCTCGTCCGCCGAGGCCGCTGAGCCCCCGGGACCCGGGGCCGGCGGGACCAGCGGGACGGGCAGGAACGGCGGTGGGCGGGACCCGGCATCCGGCCGTGATCGAGCTCGACGGGGCGGTCGTCGAGGTCCCGGTCGACGACGACGCGCACGTCGCGCCCTCGCGCGGGGCGGGCGGCGACCGGTGGCGCACCATCGTCGGCCCGCTCGACCTCACGCTGCGCGAGCGCCGCGTCACCGTCGTCGGGGCGAACGGCTCGGGGAAGTCGACCCTGCTGCGCCTGCTCAACGGGCTCGTCCTGCCGTCGCGTGGCACGGTGCGCGTCGACGGTCTCGACACCGGGCGCGACGGGTCGGCGGTGCGGCGCCGGGTCGCCTTCGGCTTCACCGACCCGCTGTCCCAGCTCGTCATGCCCACGGGCCGTGAGGACGTCGAGCTGTCGTTGCGTCGCACCCACCGGGGGCGGGCCGAACGAGCGGCGGCGGCCGGCCGGGTGCTCGACCGCTTCGGGCTGGCCGACCTCGGTGACCGCAGCGTCTACGACCTCTCCGGCGGCGAGCGCCAGCTGCTCGCGCTCGCCGTCGTGCTCGCGACCGACCCCGCCGTGCTCGTGCTCGACGAGCCGACGACCCTGCTCGACCGGCGCAACACCCTGCTGCTGCGCCGGACCCTCGAGTCGCTGCCGCAGACGGTGGTCGTCGCCACCCACGACCTCGACCTCGCGCTCGAGGCCGACCGCACCCTCGTCGTCGACCGGGCCCGTGTCGTCTTCGACGGCCCGCCGCGGGAGGCGGTCGAGCGCTACGTCGCCCTGACGGCGACACCGTGAGGGCCCGGCGCAGGGGTGTGGCGCGACGCCGTGGCGTGGCCCGGCGCAGCGGGGGCCTGTTCGCCCACCACGTGCCCGGGCGGTCGCCGGTCCACCGCGCTCCCCTCGGCCTCAAGGTGGGTCTCGTCGTCGCCGTCGGCGCCTCGACGTGGCTGGTCCCCTCGTGGCAGGGGTCGCTCGCCGTGCTGGCCGTCCCCGCCGCCCTCACCGTCGTGGCCCGTCTCCGCCCCGGACGGGTGGCCCGCTCGCTCGTGGCCATCGCCCCCGTGCTCGTGCTCCTCGGTCTGTTCCAGGTCGTCACGCAGGGGGTCGGTGACGCCGTGGAGGTCGTGTCCGGCATCCTCGCCTGCTACCTCGCAGGAGGACTCGTCACCGCCACCACCCCGGTCACCGAGATGGTCGACGGGGTCGTCCGGCTGGCCCGGCCGCTGCGGCGCTGGGTCGACCCCGAGGTCGTCGCGCTGACGCTGGGCGTCATGCTGCGCTCGGTGCCGTGGGTGGCGGGCGCCTTCGGTGAGGTGCGCGAGTCGGCGCGGGCCCGCGGTCTCGAACGGTCACCGCGGGCGGTGGTCGCCCCCGTCGCGGTGCACGTCGTCGCCTACGGGCGACGCACCGGTGAGGCGCTCGCCGCGCGGGGGCTCACCGATCCCGCTCCGTGGCCTCACGACGACGGGCCGCCGCCAGCCGACCGGTGAAGGCACGGCCGGTGACGAGGCGGCCCGACGGGGTGCGCGGGGCGTCGGCCCGACCCTCCCTGTCGTCACGCTGGGCGAGCGCGCGCTGCAGGGCGTCGACGACGGCGGGGTCGTACTCGTAGCCCAGCCCGAGGTAGATGCGCTCGAGCGCGGAGTCGCGGGCCCGCGGGCCGCGGGCGCCCGCCGACAGGTCCTCGTACGCGTTGGCGACC
This is a stretch of genomic DNA from Terracoccus luteus. It encodes these proteins:
- a CDS encoding energy-coupling factor transporter transmembrane component T family protein; the encoded protein is MARRSGGLFAHHVPGRSPVHRAPLGLKVGLVVAVGASTWLVPSWQGSLAVLAVPAALTVVARLRPGRVARSLVAIAPVLVLLGLFQVVTQGVGDAVEVVSGILACYLAGGLVTATTPVTEMVDGVVRLARPLRRWVDPEVVALTLGVMLRSVPWVAGAFGEVRESARARGLERSPRAVVAPVAVHVVAYGRRTGEALAARGLTDPAPWPHDDGPPPADR
- a CDS encoding zinc-binding dehydrogenase; translated protein: MLAAQAVSQSASDPMSGLRVGERDAPTAREGWQVVDLRAAALNHHDVWSLRGVGLPADRLPMVLGCDGAGVTADGEEVIVHAVIASDGWAGDETLDPRRTLLSELHDGTLAEQVAVPVGNVVPKPAGLSWETAACLSTAWLTAYRMLFTNAGVRPGDTVLVQGAGGGVATALVQLGAAAGIRMWVTSRDEARGARAVEIGAERAFAADERLPERVAAVMETVGAATWSHSVNSLNPGGAIVISGATSGDAPAKAELTKIFFKQLRVVGSTMGTRDELAALARFVDRSGIEPVVDSVVPLERAQEGFARMVDGELFGKVVFTVG
- a CDS encoding biotin transporter BioY, which encodes MTSAPRPAGSRDPGPTLSPGPGDRPATDASTDRRAPRGVDAQSVALVAVFAAVVVAAAVVPGIPVGGLGVPITLQTFAVMLCGLVLGPWRGGLAVLVYLLIGFVGFPVFSRGQSGLQVLGGPSAGYLLAFVVAAVAVGLLARRIVRTQPRSRWVPTLFAAAMLTSIVVVHTFGVAGLMVNGRLSLPAALATDAAFFPGDIVKNLVAAMAAGAVHRAFPDVLVRRGR
- a CDS encoding coenzyme F420-0:L-glutamate ligase, with product MSDAGTQGTPRTPDAPGTVTVVPLTGIPEVTEGTDLADAVDAGLRASDVTLVDGDVLVVSSKVASKSLGLVVDDAVDKDALVLRESSAVVAERATADGRVTRVVRATAGPVMAAAGIDGSNTGARGGWLLLPHDPDAVCERLHAELVRRHGVRLGVVLSDTSARPWRVGHSDFALGAHGLHVVDDLRGGVDADGRPLAVTTRAVADEIASAADLAKGKASAVPVAVVRGLATLVLEDDATGTTDTGTDAATRHPRGRDLVRTGPYDWFGMGRAESVRAALGVAPGSAASLEVGVAPAEPGDDGALSRAVRVAMRGCDEVTADVGAGQVTLGAPSPYELGRFVARLEVALWGEWLEGEVSAPSADGVSVGVTLSRR
- the cofD gene encoding 2-phospho-L-lactate transferase yields the protein MRITALAGGVGGARFLRGLLRHLAVNPSALPDDDGEAQLTIIGNTGDDITLFGLRVCPDLDTLLYTLGGGIDERQGWGRADETHSVAGELAALGAQPQWFGLGDKDIATHVHRSQLLGQGVPLSEVVARLAARWGLPEQGVTLLPMTDTPVETHVVVDDGEGGERAIHFQEWWVRHRAALPARRFVVAGLDRATPAPGVLDAVRGADVVLLPPSNPVVSIGIVLGVPGVRDALRGTRAPVVGVSPLVGGRPVRGHADECLRAIGVDSTSEAVAGLYSDFLDGWLVDEVDPMRDRPGLRLERRPLLMSSVDAAADLAGAALEVALDLRRHRATA
- a CDS encoding energy-coupling factor ABC transporter ATP-binding protein; amino-acid sequence: MIELDGAVVEVPVDDDAHVAPSRGAGGDRWRTIVGPLDLTLRERRVTVVGANGSGKSTLLRLLNGLVLPSRGTVRVDGLDTGRDGSAVRRRVAFGFTDPLSQLVMPTGREDVELSLRRTHRGRAERAAAAGRVLDRFGLADLGDRSVYDLSGGERQLLALAVVLATDPAVLVLDEPTTLLDRRNTLLLRRTLESLPQTVVVATHDLDLALEADRTLVVDRARVVFDGPPREAVERYVALTATP